The genomic window TTATGGAGCGCCTACAACTGTACGACTCGGCAACCCCATCTTACGCGATGTCGAAACGGTCGAGGTTCATCACTTTGGTCCACGCTGCGACAAAATCGCCGACAAACTTTTTCTTAGCATCGGCCGTGGCGTACACCTCGGCGATCGCGCGCAGCTGCGCATTTGAGCCGAAAACCAGGTCGACCCGCGTCGCAGTCCACCGCGGCTCACCTGTCTTGCGGTCACGCCCTTCGAACTGGTCGGTGGCGGCCGACACGGCGTGCCACTGCGTGCCCATGTCGAGCAGGTTGATAAAGAAGTCGTTGCTCAACGTGCCCGGCTGTTTGGTGAAGACGCCGTTCGGCGTCTGGCCGACATTGGCGCCCAGCACCCGCAGACCGCCAACGAGCACGGTCATCTCCGGGCCCGTCAACGTCAGCAGTTGCGCCCGGTCGATCAGCAGTGCCTCTGCCGGTACGCTGTAGCGCGTCTTCTGGTAATTCCGAAAGCCGTCTGCGATTGGTTCGAGCGGAGCGAACGAATGCATGTCGGTCTGCTCCTGCGAGGCATCCATCCTCCCGGGAGCGAAGGGGACGCTGAGCTCGTAACCGGCATGTTTAGCTGCCAGTTCTACACCTGCGTTACCGGCCAGGACGATCAGATCGGCCAGCGACAGCTTTTTACCACCGGACTGCGTGGAATTGAAATCGTTGCGGATACCGTCGAGTACTTTGAGCACCTTGGAGAGTTGCGCTGGCTGATTGACGGCCCAGTCCTTCTGCGGCGACAAGCGAATGCGCGCCCCGTTCGCGCCGCCCCGTTTGTCGGAGCCCCTGAACGTGGACGCGGATGCCCATGCCGTCGCCACCAGCTCGGCAACCGTCAAGCCGGACGCCAGCACCTTGTTTTTGAGGGCCGAGATATCCTGATCATCGACCAGCGCGTGGTCAATGACGGGAATCACGTCCTGCCAGATGAGCTCTTCGGCCGGCACCTCGGGGCCGAGATAGCGAGCGCGTGGCCCCATGTCGCGGTGGGTCAGTTTGAACCAGGCCCGCCCAAAGGCATCCGCAAACTGGTCGGGGTTTTCCAGAAAGCGCCGTGAAATTTTTTCGTAGGCCGGATCCACCCGCAACGACAGGTCGGTCGTCAACATGGTGGGACGGTGACGCTTGGACGGGTCGTGGGCATCCGGGATGAGTCCGTCGCCGCCCTTGGCAATCCACTGCTGCGCGCCGGCAGGGCTCTTCGTCAGTTCCCACTCGAAGCCAAACAGGTTCTCAAAGAAGTTGTTGCTCCACTGCGTTGGCGTGCTGGTCCACGTGACCTCCAGACCGCTGGTGATGGTGTCGCCGCCCTTGCCGGTGCCGAAGCTGTTTTTCCAGCCGAAGCCCTGGGCCTCGATGCCAGCGGCCTCAGGCTCTTGCCCAACGTGCTCCGCTGGCGCCGCGCCGTGGGTTTTCCCGAAGCTGTGCCCACCAGCGATGAGCGCGACCGTCTCTTCGTCGTTCATCGCCATGCGGCCAAACGTGTCGCGAATGTCGATGGCTGCAGCCAGCGGGTCGGGCTTGCCGTCCGGGCCTTCGGGATTGACGTAAATCAAGCCCATCTGCACCGCGGCCAGTGGATTCTCCAGGTCGCGCGTGTGCGTCGCTTCGCTATCGTCGTCCTTCACGAGCACGCCATGGTTCTCTTCAACCCCCGGTGAACCCTTCGAGTAACGCACGTCGCCGCCAAGCCACTTTGTCTCGCGCCCCCAATACACATCATGGTCCGGTTCCCAGACATCTTGGCGACCGCCCGCAAAGCCAAAAGTTTTGAAGCCCATGCTTTCCAAAGCAACGTTACCAGTAAGGATAATCAAGTCTGCCCATGAAATCTTTTCACCGTATTTCTGCTTGACCGGCCACAGCAGGCGGCGCGCCTTGTCTAGGCTCACGTTGTCGGGCCAGCTGTTGAGCGGCGCGAAGCGCTGCTGGCCGCGGCCAGGGCCGCCCCTGCCATCGCCGATGCGATAGGTGCCGGCACTGTGCCACGCCATGCGCACGAACAGCCCGCCGTAATGCCCGAAGTCGGCAGGCC from Glaciimonas sp. CA11.2 includes these protein-coding regions:
- the katG gene encoding catalase/peroxidase HPI, which gives rise to MSTEKTEVKCPFSAAAGVGTTNRDWWPQQLRLDLLHQHSSKSDPMGQQFDYAKAFKSLDLAAVKTDLTALMTDSQDWWPADFGHYGGLFVRMAWHSAGTYRIGDGRGGPGRGQQRFAPLNSWPDNVSLDKARRLLWPVKQKYGEKISWADLIILTGNVALESMGFKTFGFAGGRQDVWEPDHDVYWGRETKWLGGDVRYSKGSPGVEENHGVLVKDDDSEATHTRDLENPLAAVQMGLIYVNPEGPDGKPDPLAAAIDIRDTFGRMAMNDEETVALIAGGHSFGKTHGAAPAEHVGQEPEAAGIEAQGFGWKNSFGTGKGGDTITSGLEVTWTSTPTQWSNNFFENLFGFEWELTKSPAGAQQWIAKGGDGLIPDAHDPSKRHRPTMLTTDLSLRVDPAYEKISRRFLENPDQFADAFGRAWFKLTHRDMGPRARYLGPEVPAEELIWQDVIPVIDHALVDDQDISALKNKVLASGLTVAELVATAWASASTFRGSDKRGGANGARIRLSPQKDWAVNQPAQLSKVLKVLDGIRNDFNSTQSGGKKLSLADLIVLAGNAGVELAAKHAGYELSVPFAPGRMDASQEQTDMHSFAPLEPIADGFRNYQKTRYSVPAEALLIDRAQLLTLTGPEMTVLVGGLRVLGANVGQTPNGVFTKQPGTLSNDFFINLLDMGTQWHAVSAATDQFEGRDRKTGEPRWTATRVDLVFGSNAQLRAIAEVYATADAKKKFVGDFVAAWTKVMNLDRFDIA